One genomic segment of Mycolicibacterium gilvum includes these proteins:
- a CDS encoding NADH-quinone oxidoreductase subunit A produces the protein MYAGLTWTVLIAVAGLASLYGAHRLTAVFATALISLPFQSGWAPEEHALSRYHVRWYLATLVFLAFDVEMLFMYPWAVVVVEMGATAVVEMFLFLAALLVAVVWAWREGALRWT, from the coding sequence ATGTACGCCGGGTTGACCTGGACCGTGCTGATCGCTGTCGCCGGCCTCGCAAGTTTGTATGGTGCGCATCGACTTACGGCGGTGTTTGCTACGGCGTTGATCTCGCTGCCGTTCCAATCTGGATGGGCGCCCGAGGAACACGCGTTGTCGCGCTATCACGTGCGGTGGTACCTGGCCACGCTGGTGTTTTTGGCCTTCGACGTCGAAATGTTGTTCATGTATCCCTGGGCCGTGGTTGTCGTCGAGATGGGCGCCACCGCAGTCGTTGAGATGTTTCTTTTTCTGGCCGCGCTGCTTGTAGCCGTCGTTTGGGCGTGGCGAGAGGGTGCGCTGCGGTGGACCTGA
- a CDS encoding alpha/beta fold hydrolase — translation MIHTLGNSHFVRLPDGRKLHYMTAGAGSPTVVFESGLGASRSEWGLVQPLVAQRFRTVVYDRANLGRSDDDRETRTLDRIADDLNQLLSALDAAPYVLAGHSYGGTIALAAAAANPCRIAGLVLVDHADEHLDVCCGSSLKHLRMIVLAGRWALGVLRRLRLLPLAVRRAMPGMPADVVHDLVTEDLTVRAVQAADEEERFFIQGLQSLRRNPPILGDTPITVISGMRSTIFDRSIRKAFLGAHRRAAARLNARHVEATRSNHQVVVTEPLLVADEIIRIAGYRREPAPDDPRGAA, via the coding sequence GTGATACACACCCTAGGCAACAGTCACTTTGTCCGCCTACCCGACGGGCGCAAGCTGCACTACATGACGGCAGGCGCTGGCAGCCCGACTGTGGTGTTCGAATCGGGTTTAGGCGCTTCGCGATCGGAGTGGGGACTCGTGCAGCCGCTTGTGGCGCAACGATTCCGGACCGTCGTTTATGACCGGGCCAACCTGGGGCGCAGTGACGACGACCGTGAAACACGCACGCTGGACCGCATCGCCGATGACCTCAACCAGCTGCTGTCAGCGCTGGATGCGGCCCCGTACGTCCTAGCCGGGCACAGCTACGGCGGAACGATCGCCCTTGCTGCTGCAGCCGCGAATCCGTGCCGGATCGCAGGGCTGGTCCTCGTCGACCACGCTGACGAGCATCTCGACGTCTGCTGCGGGTCGTCGCTCAAACACCTGCGGATGATCGTGCTGGCCGGCCGGTGGGCGCTCGGTGTCCTGCGGCGTCTGCGCCTGCTACCGCTGGCCGTCCGGCGGGCCATGCCGGGCATGCCTGCGGACGTGGTGCACGATCTGGTTACCGAAGATCTCACCGTGCGTGCCGTCCAGGCGGCCGACGAGGAGGAACGGTTCTTCATCCAGGGTCTGCAAAGTCTGCGGCGTAATCCGCCAATCCTCGGAGACACCCCGATCACTGTCATCTCAGGGATGAGGTCGACGATCTTCGACAGGTCCATCCGTAAGGCGTTCTTGGGGGCGCACCGTCGGGCGGCAGCGCGTTTGAATGCGCGTCACGTCGAGGCGACGCGGTCGAATCATCAAGTGGTCGTCACCGAACCACTACTAGTCGCTGACGAGATCATCCGAATCGCCGGCTACCGGCGCGAGCCGGCACCCGACGACCCGCGTGGTGCAGCGTAA